From one Chitinivorax tropicus genomic stretch:
- a CDS encoding Fur family transcriptional regulator → MSSSYRFSSDQDAKAELLIRKTGHRLTESRRRVLGLLLRGERALSHTEIEEALANDEPIDRVTLYRVLDWLVERQLAHKIAGDDRVWRFRVGADDVSHHHAHFKCGRCHRVFCLEDVSPAVKVQLPDGYLTEEVEVTVKGVCADCK, encoded by the coding sequence ATGTCCTCCAGTTACCGATTCTCAAGTGATCAGGATGCAAAAGCAGAGCTTCTGATCCGTAAAACCGGCCATCGTCTCACTGAATCCCGCAGACGTGTGCTGGGCTTACTCCTGCGCGGCGAACGCGCCTTGTCCCATACCGAGATCGAAGAAGCGCTGGCCAATGACGAGCCGATTGATCGCGTCACTTTATATCGCGTACTCGATTGGTTGGTTGAGCGGCAACTGGCTCACAAGATCGCTGGCGATGATCGGGTATGGCGTTTCCGTGTGGGGGCGGATGACGTGTCCCATCATCACGCCCATTTCAAGTGTGGCCGCTGCCATCGGGTCTTCTGCCTTGAAGACGTCTCACCTGCGGTCAAGGTACAGCTGCCGGATGGCTATTTGACCGAAGAGGTCGAAGTCACGGTCAAAGGTGTATGTGCAGACTGTAAATGA
- a CDS encoding DUF4241 domain-containing protein, producing MQYLPIHDDRWKALSNEVAEWQFADGQVLRYRLFTVECGQLWLKSGRLVICDPFATLAMSGNPQVRVAPGCYPVIATIADTSEALDGSQPREAYLSVVLSDLPSIGWRFLSPLPPDMEAPALGDHEFIGVSVDENTVAFTDADAIERLMPSPKEVDWEFELFDSGEDDAWQARLADPGELREGLANVLLPDAQDGENVMLSYAGWGDGSYAVVGTYAADGTLTGVHIDLAVLPLAPMPEWD from the coding sequence ATGCAGTATCTCCCCATCCACGATGATCGTTGGAAAGCCTTGAGTAATGAGGTGGCTGAGTGGCAGTTCGCCGATGGGCAAGTGTTGCGATATCGCTTGTTTACCGTTGAGTGTGGCCAGCTATGGCTGAAAAGTGGCCGTTTGGTGATATGTGATCCATTTGCCACCTTGGCCATGTCTGGTAACCCTCAGGTGAGGGTAGCGCCGGGCTGCTATCCTGTCATTGCCACCATTGCCGACACCAGTGAGGCGTTAGATGGGTCGCAGCCGCGTGAGGCTTATCTATCAGTTGTCTTGTCTGATCTGCCTTCGATTGGTTGGCGCTTCCTATCCCCCCTTCCGCCAGATATGGAAGCTCCTGCCTTGGGAGATCATGAATTCATTGGGGTGTCGGTGGATGAAAACACGGTTGCGTTCACTGATGCAGATGCAATTGAGCGACTGATGCCATCGCCCAAAGAAGTGGACTGGGAATTCGAGCTGTTCGACAGCGGCGAGGACGATGCCTGGCAAGCTCGTCTGGCTGATCCAGGTGAATTACGTGAGGGCTTGGCAAATGTCCTCTTGCCGGATGCACAAGATGGTGAGAATGTCATGCTCAGTTATGCAGGCTGGGGAGACGGCAGCTATGCCGTGGTTGGCACCTATGCGGCGGATGGCACGCTCACCGGTGTACATATCGATCTGGCCGTGCTGCCACTGGCGCCCATGCCAGAGTGGGATTGA
- a CDS encoding 3'-5' exonuclease has translation MATLIPALSVCPKRMNSGEKKVAEILESKLEADYWLWYDVPVGDRGFHPDFIVLNARRGVLVLEVKDWKPSTLRSVDKYQVTLEINGRSVKDSNPLEQARVYACAIANRLQQDQQLVHPASHAKAGKLVTPWGYGAIFTRMTRAQLYADPQVELVLPPDRVLCADDLGAELDSEGFQAKLWAMFSHFSATPLTLPQVDRIRWHLFPEIRIPIQQDLFEDKSVSGQTALPDLMKVMDIQQEQLARSLGSGHRIIHGVAGSGKTMILSYRAEHLAKMGLAKPVLLLCFNKPLAHRLRQFVRQRQITDRVTVQNFHAWCAEQLRTYHVDSPDVGQKQYFDSLVETIIQAVDQNQIPREQYSAILIDEGHDFEPAWFKLIVQMLDKNDDNLLLLYDDAQSIYHRASKRFSWKSIGIQAQGRTTILRMNYRNTNEVLDLAKRFAQDILTPNEADDDGIPRLSPLSAGRSGMRPTLIRFPAWVRETDYLVQRVTDALSKGNKPSHIAILARYNNQLATFKTALDQAGIPVIDKNKGEPQHEGVSLLTYHSAKGLEFPLVFMPGLGYQKPSECTEQDEAQLLYVAMTRSTDELAMTYTQESSFTKRLEALLHGSPSAAEPVPVTSST, from the coding sequence ATGGCAACATTGATCCCGGCACTGTCTGTTTGCCCGAAACGGATGAACTCAGGCGAGAAAAAAGTCGCGGAGATTCTGGAATCGAAACTCGAAGCAGATTATTGGCTATGGTACGACGTACCCGTTGGTGATCGCGGCTTCCACCCTGATTTCATCGTGCTCAATGCCCGGCGTGGTGTGCTGGTCTTGGAGGTGAAAGACTGGAAACCCTCTACGCTGAGATCAGTTGATAAATATCAGGTAACGCTGGAAATCAATGGTCGTTCGGTAAAAGACTCCAACCCACTGGAGCAGGCTCGCGTTTACGCCTGCGCCATCGCCAACCGGCTACAGCAGGATCAGCAGCTCGTGCATCCGGCCAGCCATGCCAAAGCAGGCAAGCTGGTCACCCCTTGGGGATACGGCGCCATTTTCACCCGTATGACCCGTGCGCAGCTGTATGCCGATCCACAAGTGGAATTGGTATTGCCACCTGATCGGGTACTGTGTGCCGATGATCTGGGCGCTGAGCTTGATTCGGAAGGCTTTCAGGCCAAATTGTGGGCGATGTTCAGCCATTTCAGCGCTACACCATTGACACTGCCACAGGTCGATCGCATCCGTTGGCATCTGTTTCCGGAAATCCGCATCCCGATTCAACAAGACCTGTTCGAGGACAAGTCCGTATCAGGTCAGACCGCATTGCCAGACCTGATGAAGGTAATGGACATCCAACAAGAGCAGTTGGCGCGGAGCCTGGGCAGTGGGCATCGGATCATTCATGGTGTGGCGGGGTCAGGTAAAACCATGATCTTGAGCTATCGTGCCGAGCACCTCGCCAAGATGGGCTTGGCCAAGCCAGTTCTGCTGTTGTGCTTCAACAAACCGCTTGCTCATCGGCTGCGGCAATTTGTGCGACAACGCCAAATTACCGATCGTGTCACTGTCCAGAATTTTCATGCCTGGTGTGCCGAGCAATTACGAACCTACCATGTCGATTCACCTGATGTCGGGCAGAAACAGTATTTTGACTCGCTGGTGGAAACCATCATCCAGGCGGTCGATCAGAACCAGATCCCGCGTGAGCAATACAGCGCGATTCTGATCGATGAGGGACATGATTTTGAGCCGGCGTGGTTCAAATTGATTGTTCAAATGCTGGATAAGAACGATGACAATCTGTTGCTGCTCTATGATGACGCGCAATCTATCTATCATCGCGCCAGCAAACGTTTTTCGTGGAAAAGTATCGGTATTCAGGCACAAGGGCGCACAACGATTTTGCGGATGAATTATCGCAACACCAATGAGGTGCTTGATCTGGCCAAACGCTTTGCACAGGATATCCTGACACCAAATGAAGCCGATGATGACGGTATCCCACGGCTCTCACCACTTTCTGCCGGGCGTAGTGGCATGCGTCCAACGCTGATCCGCTTCCCGGCCTGGGTGCGCGAAACGGACTATCTGGTGCAACGTGTCACCGATGCGCTGAGTAAGGGCAACAAGCCCAGCCATATTGCCATTCTGGCCAGATACAACAACCAGCTTGCCACATTCAAAACGGCCCTGGATCAAGCAGGCATACCAGTTATCGACAAAAACAAGGGAGAACCGCAGCACGAGGGCGTGTCACTGCTGACCTACCACAGTGCCAAAGGGCTGGAATTCCCCCTGGTATTCATGCCCGGCCTGGGCTACCAAAAGCCCAGTGAATGCACCGAGCAGGATGAAGCACAATTGCTGTACGTTGCCATGACCCGATCCACTGATGAATTGGCAATGACCTACACGCAGGAATCCAGCTTTACCAAGCGGCTGGAGGCATTGTTACATGGGTCGCCATCGGCAGCAGAGCCAGTCCCTGTAACATCTTCCACTTGA
- a CDS encoding S41 family peptidase, whose protein sequence is MSTPGANLFQYLSMITAMVLSGWAAPALAVSQPLAYEPTLSPDGSQVAFVSGGDIWLARTTGGVATPLVTHAATDSNPVFSPDGRYVAFSSSRTGNGDVYLIELASKAITRLTYDDRPEQPSGWSADSKWLYFHSTSHDIQRMNDIYRIATTGGQPMPVMQGRYVEEKRGVPSPDGRWLAFNARGFDQWWRRGGAHIDQEELWLAPLSTPGAIRSLSSAGGHAAWPQWSADSKGLFYVGREQGIENLYYHGLDQPAHRLTQFQTGRVLWPSASANGSKIAFEREFQIWLLDVPSGTSQPLSFTLATQPAPPPADQIKLADKIEELRLSPDGRQLALIARGEVWLAPAHGGAARRLTQTGASQSQLAWSPDGQRLAYVSMRRGVGEIWQYDLTTHRERQLTQADTSDTFPAYSPDGKTLAFIRNGQMLYGLDLPSSQLKPLTQVTTGRPPIWADSPLAWSPDGRWLAWVDLGDRLYAQVKLIARQGGESMVVSQLASPGVGKKLWFRPEDQGYGQPSLIWQGEGRTLWWRAFQHAEQGGRWVAIDLAPKPPLGSDGEPQTGPWQPDAKHARTHQSLLPITLDTQYGALSADGKTFALVGLAAGLPNIWRWRMGETATQLTSTTATKHSLQLSSDGATAYYLEGGKPYRIAMSGGTPEQIPVQINMAPDFAQERQAVFTEAWRLLNDFFYDPAMHKQDWAALRERFKPWADQAQTKDELRRVMLLMIGELNSSHTGLSAPRSETQTTLGRLGVDFDTQYYEAEGVLKIRRVIPDSPAAQAGLLAGDTLLELDGQPIGADNLDAKLDGRLGKLTQLTVQSGGGTPRKVFLKPIPYPEEATLRYRDWVAGRRAYVDLASKGKLGYVHVIDMRETSLDQFHLDLDRAVQGKQGVIIDVRNNFGGMVDSWMLDTLSRRSHFSFTARQLPTASGRVAVGQYTLEKPTALVTNKWTLSDGEVFTEGYRQQQLGKVIGEPGAGWVIFTSFKLLVDGSILRLPFGRVLSTATGDDLETGPRPVDMPAINLPGDDARDLQLDAAMSSLLGQPTQIGNSR, encoded by the coding sequence CAGCAATCCAGTGTTTTCACCAGATGGTCGGTATGTGGCCTTCAGCTCCAGCCGCACTGGCAACGGCGATGTCTATCTGATCGAGCTGGCCAGCAAAGCCATTACCAGGCTGACCTATGATGATCGACCGGAACAACCCAGCGGCTGGTCTGCTGATAGCAAGTGGTTGTATTTTCATAGCACATCGCATGATATCCAGCGCATGAATGATATCTACCGGATAGCGACCACAGGCGGGCAACCGATGCCAGTCATGCAAGGTCGCTATGTCGAAGAAAAACGTGGCGTGCCCTCGCCAGATGGTCGGTGGCTGGCCTTTAATGCACGGGGCTTTGATCAATGGTGGCGGCGAGGCGGCGCGCACATCGATCAAGAGGAGCTGTGGCTGGCGCCCTTGAGCACACCCGGCGCCATTCGATCATTGTCGAGCGCGGGTGGGCACGCCGCCTGGCCGCAGTGGTCGGCGGATAGCAAGGGGTTGTTCTATGTAGGGCGGGAGCAAGGCATCGAGAATCTTTACTATCATGGCCTGGATCAACCCGCCCATCGGCTGACACAGTTTCAGACGGGCCGTGTTCTGTGGCCATCAGCCTCCGCCAATGGCAGCAAGATCGCTTTCGAACGCGAATTCCAGATCTGGTTGCTGGATGTGCCCTCTGGCACAAGCCAGCCCCTGTCTTTCACGTTGGCAACTCAGCCAGCCCCCCCGCCTGCCGATCAGATCAAGTTGGCAGATAAAATCGAGGAACTTCGGTTGTCGCCAGATGGCCGACAACTGGCCTTGATTGCACGCGGAGAAGTCTGGCTTGCGCCCGCCCACGGCGGTGCAGCCCGCCGCTTGACACAAACAGGCGCCTCGCAGTCTCAGCTGGCATGGTCGCCAGATGGGCAGCGCCTTGCCTATGTCTCCATGCGGAGAGGGGTAGGTGAGATCTGGCAATATGACCTCACCACGCATCGTGAGCGACAACTGACACAGGCAGATACATCCGATACCTTTCCAGCGTATTCGCCCGATGGCAAGACATTGGCCTTCATCCGCAATGGCCAGATGCTGTACGGCCTCGACCTGCCGTCGAGCCAGCTCAAACCACTGACCCAGGTAACGACAGGTCGGCCCCCCATCTGGGCTGATTCCCCACTGGCATGGTCGCCGGATGGCCGCTGGTTGGCCTGGGTGGATTTGGGTGATCGACTGTATGCGCAAGTGAAGCTGATCGCACGCCAAGGTGGCGAATCAATGGTCGTCAGCCAGCTCGCCAGCCCCGGTGTCGGCAAGAAGCTGTGGTTTCGGCCCGAGGATCAGGGCTATGGCCAGCCCAGCCTGATCTGGCAAGGCGAAGGGCGAACCCTGTGGTGGCGTGCTTTCCAGCATGCCGAACAGGGTGGGCGCTGGGTCGCCATCGACTTGGCACCCAAGCCCCCACTGGGAAGCGACGGTGAGCCACAAACTGGGCCCTGGCAGCCAGATGCCAAGCACGCCCGCACCCATCAGTCGTTGCTGCCCATCACACTGGACACCCAATACGGCGCGTTGTCCGCAGATGGCAAAACCTTTGCTTTGGTTGGGCTGGCAGCTGGGCTGCCCAATATCTGGCGTTGGCGGATGGGCGAAACCGCAACCCAGCTCACCAGCACCACCGCTACCAAGCACTCGCTGCAACTGAGTTCCGATGGTGCCACGGCATACTATCTTGAGGGTGGCAAACCCTATCGGATCGCGATGTCTGGCGGCACACCCGAGCAGATTCCAGTTCAGATCAACATGGCGCCGGATTTCGCACAGGAGCGGCAAGCCGTCTTCACTGAGGCTTGGCGATTGCTGAATGACTTCTTCTACGATCCGGCCATGCACAAACAAGACTGGGCAGCCTTGCGCGAGCGTTTCAAACCCTGGGCGGATCAAGCCCAGACCAAAGACGAGCTGCGGCGGGTCATGCTGTTGATGATCGGCGAGCTGAACAGCTCACATACCGGCCTGAGCGCCCCACGTAGCGAGACACAGACCACCCTGGGCCGGCTTGGGGTTGATTTCGATACGCAATACTATGAAGCCGAAGGCGTACTCAAAATCCGCCGAGTGATCCCCGACAGCCCTGCCGCCCAGGCTGGGCTTCTGGCTGGCGACACCCTGCTTGAGCTGGATGGTCAACCCATCGGCGCGGACAACCTCGATGCCAAGCTGGATGGCAGACTGGGCAAACTGACTCAACTGACAGTGCAATCAGGTGGGGGCACGCCGCGCAAGGTGTTTCTCAAGCCCATTCCTTACCCAGAGGAGGCAACCCTCCGTTATCGCGACTGGGTTGCGGGTCGCCGCGCATATGTTGATCTGGCCAGCAAGGGCAAGCTGGGTTATGTGCATGTGATCGATATGCGCGAAACGTCGCTGGACCAATTTCATCTCGACCTTGATCGCGCCGTACAAGGCAAACAAGGGGTGATCATCGACGTGCGGAACAATTTTGGCGGCATGGTCGATAGCTGGATGCTGGATACCCTGTCACGGCGCAGCCATTTCAGCTTCACCGCCCGCCAGCTCCCAACCGCGAGCGGTCGGGTAGCGGTGGGCCAATACACGTTGGAAAAACCGACAGCGCTGGTCACCAACAAATGGACCTTATCCGACGGCGAGGTATTCACCGAGGGCTATCGCCAACAACAGCTCGGTAAAGTCATTGGTGAGCCAGGCGCCGGGTGGGTCATTTTCACCTCATTCAAATTACTGGTAGATGGCTCTATTCTCAGATTACCGTTTGGCCGGGTGCTCTCGACCGCCACAGGTGATGATCTGGAAACTGGCCCGCGACCTGTCGACATGCCTGCCATCAACCTGCCAGGTGACGACGCAAGAGATCTGCAATTGGACGCAGCCATGTCCAGCTTGTTAGGGCAACCCACCCAGATTGGAAACAGCCGTTGA